From Plasmodium brasilianum strain Bolivian I chromosome 3, whole genome shotgun sequence, the proteins below share one genomic window:
- a CDS encoding hypothetical protein (Plasmodium exported protein), with protein sequence MFRFYVKLFIITFFAWNCQKSNNSTFNELWNEQYIAQNIFKIKTQRILTAYETLNSSPQQNLYSLSDMEDEYRQEKIDELLNYYKTYLNIYPDLNTNDKIIKLKDTSSQRERGNSVNGKDNVLQIDSYDEPDMSFEEVLDIDEADYHEDLEFLDNFYELDRNGNVEVYIKPDTVNEGIFNINNNIEDINDYKQKGIGFGDNFLESFKNFKRKYYKFFKYALLLTPLGLLLTSLTMSLSGPNHYITTGVVALAIIASLAQ encoded by the exons atGTTTCGTTTTTATGTgaaactttttataattacctTTTTTGCTTGGAACTGCCAAAAAtctaataat aGTACATTTAATGAGTTATGGAATGAACAATACATTGCtcagaatatttttaaaattaaaacccAAAGGATTTTAACAGCGTATGAGACATTAAATAGTAGTCCTCAGCAAAATCTGTATTCATTAAGTGATATGGAAGATGAATACAgacaagaaaaaatagatgaGTTACTCAATTATTATAAgacatatttaaatatatatcccGACCTTAACACCAATgacaaaattattaaattaaaagatacCTCTTCACAACGTGAACGAGGTAACAGTGTTAATGGAAAGGATAATGTATTACAGATTGATTCATATGATGAACCAGATATGAGTTTTGAAGAAGTTTTGGATATTGATGAGGCGGATTACCATGAAGATTTAGAATTTcttgataatttttatgagcTTGACAGGAATGGAAATGtagaagtatatataaaaccgGATACAGTTAATGAAGGGATAttcaatattaataataatatagaagATATAAACGATTATAAACAGAAAGGTATAGGTTTTGGCGATAATTTTTTGgaatcttttaaaaattttaaaaggaaatattataaattttttaaatatgctTTACTTTTAACACCATTAGGTCTATTATTAACTTCCTTAACAATGTCCCTATCAGGACCAAATCATTATATAACTACAGGAGTTGTGGCATTAGCAATAATTGCATCGTTAGCACAATAG